One Purpureocillium takamizusanense chromosome 1, complete sequence genomic window carries:
- a CDS encoding uncharacterized protein (COG:L~EggNog:ENOG503NX3Y) produces MDSNEYQSGDESASSTADERTRRGRDEPSRQGPAEREGPACQACRKKKAKCSRDMPCSQCVKHKVECVYDDRRSKPGMRPGAIESLNQRLQTLEQMFMGQGVLWQQVWRCLDAISGKTRLAPTNPGTEPAQQADANIHDSSVRLRNLLSSLADTEHELAAPDCEERRLKRRRVDKAQETAGAQPASNPCVSDAELDLPEDLVDSLVDIYFARIQPWIPMLHTVTFRRDMNLPSMRPKLRTIFSAIISICTRFSDDARLGNADAKSKLAKTHRQRVILESMESFSARNLQALIIVAFDTIGSGRGPSAWSIVGSMTRTVEQLRLSVENEDRYATTNEAKVLIKRMDFLPQCQEWTEIEEQRRIFWNTFLMDRFCSIATGWNLSLTGADVKRRLPCEGNLWEKGVPLTEPTPYFGVSEKSDRLNDPLPSPRSETADHESQTSLGGFAYSIEATESLSLVTTFFLQQAVNVTKVHELELWLMRFKQLDLRLVQWKVFLPERWREGCARGPDGKMDCNLILAHVTHNTAVVLLHQCIAYPSPEWQSIPLRLPSSSSAETCLAAAKEVALITDNFLRCTDFLVNPQFSFCLFVCGRMLITHAAYSGAPITEEFETLVRALQEVSRRWNGSQASLSLTKPCDDLASKFASRLLNDRTSVPDMGDMRQAVYSDVHVALDVGSSPRSHVKHADVTGYGYYNPAANFGLPIQWPDKPTTCCHGPELPRQDSPPDKVSMAFPPLPVALEMSTLNPPSTSQRALGQVAQPSAVYDVPAGEAAPSSSSAAYETGEGMFEVLNSYLDLGYPADQRISMFSHFEEGEG; encoded by the exons ATGGACAGCAATGAATACCAGTCTGGCGATGAATCAGCCTCTTCCACGGCCGATGAACGGAcacgacgcggccgcgacgagccaTCGAGGCAGGGCCCGGCCGAGAGAGAGGGGCCAGCGTGCCAGGCTTGTCGAAAGAAAAAGGCCAAGTGCTCGCGGGACATGCCCTGCTCTCAATGCGTAAAGCATA AGGTCGAGTGCGTCTACGACGACAGGAGGAGCAAGCCCGGGATGCGGCCAGGGGCTATAGAGTCTTTGAACCAGAGACTAC AGACGCTCGAGCAAATGTTCATGGGCCAGGGCGTGCTCTGGCAGCAGGTCTGGCGatgcctcgacgccatctcgGGCAAGACGCGCCTAGCTCCCACCAATCCCGGCACAGAACCGGCACAGCAAGCGGATGCAAACATACACGATAGCTCGGTCCGGCTGCGAAACCTTCTTTCATCTTTGGCCGACACAGAACACGAATTGGCGGCACCAGATTGCGAAGAGAGGCGGCTCAAGAGACGTCGGGTCGACAAGGCCCAAGAGACAGCGGGGGCTCAGCCAGCATCGAACCCTTGcgtcagcgacgccgagctggaccTGCCAGAAGACCTCGTCGACTCTCTCGTTGACATCTACTTTGCACGCATCCAGCCCTGGATTCCCATGCTCCATACCGTTACCTTTCGCCGTGACATGAATCTCCCGAGCATGCGCCCGAAGCTGCGGACCATCTTCTCAGCCATCATCTCTATATGTACGCGGTTCTCCGACGATGCCCGTCTGGGGAACGCGGATGCAAAATCCAAGCTGGCTAAGACACACCGCCAGAGGGTCATCCTGGAGAGCATGGAATCCTTTTCGGCGAGGAACCTGCAGGCACTCATCATAGTCGCCTTTGACACG ATTGGCAGCGGCCGGGGCCCTTCGGCATGG tccatcgtcggcagcaTGACGCGCACCGTCGAACAGCTCCGATTGAGCGTCGAGAACGAGGACCGCTACGCGACTACAAACGAGGCCAAGGTCCTCATCAAGCGCATGGACTTTTTGCCGCAGTGTCAAGAGTGGACAGAGATAGAGGAACAACGGCGAATTTTCTGGAACACGTTCCTGATGGACCGATTCTGCAGCATTGCCACCGGATGGAACCTGTCACTGACCGGTGCCGACGTCAAGAGGAGGCTGCCGTGCGAGGGCAACCTCTGGGAGAAGGGAGTGCCCCTGACCGAGCCGACACCGTACTTTGGCGTGTCGGAGAAGTCGGACAGGCTCAACGacccgctgccgtcgccgagatcAGAGACTGCCGACCACGAGTCGCAGACTTCGTTGGGTGGATTCGCGTATTCCATTGAGGCAACGGAAAGCTTGAGCCTCGTGACTACCTTTTTCCTCCAGCAGGCTGTCAACGTCACCAAAGTTCACGAGCTCGAGTTGTGGCTGATGCGCTTCAAACAGCTTGACCTCCGCCTGGTGCA GTGGAAGGTATTCCTACCGGAGCGATGGCGAGAGGGCTGTGCCCGCGGGCCCGACGGTAAAATGGATTGTAATCTCATTCTAGCGCACGTTACGCACAATACGGCTGTTGTGCTCCTCCATCAGTGCATCGCGTATCCGTCGCCAGAGTGGCAGTCGATTCCGCTCCGCCTGCCGTCTTCCTCCAGCGCAGAGACTTGTCTCGCAGCCGCCAAAGAGGTAGCCCTTATCACGGACAACTTCTTGAGGTGCACCGACTTTCTCGTGAACCCTCAGTTCTCTTTTTGTCTCTTTGTCTGCGGCCGAATGCTAATTACGCACGCCGCGTACTCGGGGGCGCCCATCACAGAGGAGTTTGAGACACTGGTCAGGGCCCTTCAGGAGGTTTCTCGTCGATGGAACGGATCGCAGGCATCGCTCAGCCTGACGAAGCCATGCGACGACTTGGCCTCCAAGTTCGCCTCCCGATTGCTCAATGATAGGACCTCGGTCCCTGACATGGGGGACATGCGCCAGGCGGTATACTCTGATGTGCATGTCGCACTCGATGTAGGATCGAGCCCTAGGAGCCATGTCAAACATGCCGACGTCACGGGATACGGCTACTACAATCCGGCGGCCAACTTTGGCCTCCCCATTCAGTGGCCTGACAAGCCCACGACTTGTTGTCACGGCCCTGAACTGCCACGGCAGGACAGTCCCCCCGACAAGGTGTCCATGGCCTTTCCTCCGCTGCCGGTTGCTCTCGAAATGTCCACACTCAATCCGCCATCGACTTCGCAAAGGGCACTGGGTCAAGTCGCACAGCCGTCCGCAGTTTACGATGTACCGGCGGGCGAAGCTGCAccttcgtcatcgtcggcggcatacgagacgggcgagggcaTGTTCGAGGTGCTGAATTCCTACTTGGACTTGGGCTACCCTGCGGATCAGCGAATTAGCATGTTTTCTCACTTTGAAGAGGGTGAGGGATGA
- a CDS encoding uncharacterized protein (EggNog:ENOG503P3Y8), with amino-acid sequence MPIRNPFARKPGALAHDENLRPEQVTGQATTPGFERVDTVGSKASSVLSIRSAKSHDTGEYKMSGASQSFPVYPVGQFIRCGRHWMLLLRGSAGGALVTGPAHVDACLGVTVVNDSGVYLPPSPPEEKGQWPRKYLSSRTSSDTRSSFGDIEPFSISRESFDSYRRSFDISARSPINGHDMPTRQSLDSARFPRLPRSAIDRRMMERQPPTAEEGFEDVGLDDHKQPPRKRGFFSKFGDNQDKEGHLGEPSPVSRFLMPGRKRGHSGQGSELGAMDRPQTTESR; translated from the exons ATGCCCATCCGCAACCCTTTTGCCCGGAagcccggcgccctcgcTCATGATGAGAACCTGCGCCCCGAACAGGTCACCGGCCAGGCAACGACCCCGGGTttcgagcgcgtcgacaCTGTCGGTTCCAAGGCGTCGTCCGTGCTCAGTATCCGCAGCGCCAAAAGCCATGACACGGGCGAGTACAAGATGAGTGGTGCGTCCCAGTCCTTTCCCGTCTATCCCGTGGGGCAATTCATACGATGCGGGCGGCATTGGATGTTGCTGTTGCGGGGCTCTGCGGGAGGTGCCCTTGTGACCGGACCAGCCCATGTTGACGCATGTCTTGGTGTAACAGTTGTCAACGACAGCGGCGTCTACCTGCCG CCGTCTCCGCCCGAGGAAAAGGGCCAATGGCCCCGCAAGTACCTATCGTCGCGAACCTCGTCGGACACACGAAGCAGCTTCGGCGACATTGAGCCCTTCTCCATATCCAGGGAGTCCTTTGACTCGTACCGGCGATCCTTT GACATTTCGGCACGGTCGCCCATCAACGGTCACGACATGCCCACCCGCCAGAGCCTCGACTCGGCCCGCTTCCCCCGGTTGCCACGATCCGCCATTGACCGCAGGATGATGGAGCGCCAGCCCcccacggccgaggagggcttTGAAgacgtcgggctcgacgaccaCAAGCAGCCGCCCCGGAAGCGCGGCTTCTTCTCCAAGTTTGGCGACAACCAAGACAAGGAGGGCCACTTGGGGGagccctcgcccgtctcaCGCTTTCTTATGCCTGGGCGCAAGCGAGGCCACAGCGGCCAGGGCTccgagctcggcgccatggaccgCCCTCAGACGACTGAAAGCCGTTGA
- the PRP16 gene encoding RNA helicase (EggNog:ENOG503NU3R~COG:A), which produces MAGDREYDGFNPKRRRLDSARPQSRFQNGSRGSTPRAQSHYAPTPPREPDKPEPTDQDSLLLDRDWYGGDELGGHTLGDDTHNPFASYDTSAWESQQQESARAEKMTSRYDARQEQRRKENDAWETNRMLVSGVAQRRDMASDFDDEEATRVHLLVHDLRPPFLDGRTIFTKQLEPVPAVRDYQSDMAVFSRKGSRVVKEARQQRERQRQAQQATSITGTTLGNIMGAKEEDGDSALPMAGEEEVQANREKKGNKFSEHMKKGEGASDFSQSKSLREQREFLPAFAVREELLRVVRENQVTIVIGETGSGKTTQLTQFLYEDGYGRTGKIACTQPRRVAAMSVAKRVADEMQVRLGSTVGYSIRFEDVTSDETVIKYMTDGILLRESLNEPDLDRYSCIIMDEAHERALNTDILMGLFKKILQRRRDLKLIVTSATMNAKRFSDFFGGAPEFTIPGRTFPVDVMFHRSPVEDYVDQAVQQVLAIHVSMDAGDILVFMTGQEDIEITCELVQKRLDALNDPPKLSILPIYSQMPADLQAKIFDRAAPGVRKCIVATNIAETSLTVDGIKYVVDAGYSKMKVYNPKMGMDTLQITPISQANGSQRSGRAGRTGPGKAFRLYTEKAFKEELYLQTIPEIQRTNLSNTVLMLKSLGVKDLLDFDFMDPPPQDTISTSMFDLWALGALDNLGELTELGRKMSAFPMDPSLAKLLITAEEYGCSEEMITIVSMLSVPNVFYRPKERQDEADAQREKFWVHESDHLTYLQVYSAWKANGYSDGWCIKHFLHSKSLRRAKEIREQLLDIVKMQKMQLNSCGMDWDMIRKCICSGYYHQAAKYKGSGEYINLRTNVAVQLHPTSALYAGHPPDYVVYHELVLTSKVFVSTVTAVDPHWLADLGGVFYSIKEKGYSAREKRITETEFNRKMEIEAKMADDKRREELRRQAEEERATKKKVGGPADGKKFVTQGAVKKPVIKRRGRGF; this is translated from the coding sequence ATGGCAGGCGACAGGGAATACGACGGGTTCAATCCCAAGCGGCGGAGGCTGGATTCTGCGCGACCGCAGAGCCGCTTCCAAAACGGATCGCGAGGCTCGACACCCAGGGCGCAGTCGCATTacgcgccgacgccgccgcgagagCCCGACAAGCCCGAGCCGACAGACCAGGACTCGCTGTTGCTGGATCGCGACTGGTATGGCGGCGATGAACTCGGTGGACACacgctcggcgacgacactCATAACCCCTTTGCGTCCTACGACACGTCGGCGTGGgagagccagcagcaggagtCAGCCAGGGCAGAGAAAATGACGAGTCGCTACGACGCCAGACAAGAGCAAAGACGGAAGGAGAACGATGCCTGGGAGACAAACCGCATGCTGGTATcgggcgtcgcccagcgtcGAGACATGGCAtccgactttgacgacgaggaggcgacCCGCGTTCACCTGCTGGTGCATGACTTGCGCCCGCCgttcctcgacggccgcaccATCTTCacgaagcagctcgagcCTGTACCTGCTGTGCGGGACTACCAAAgcgacatggccgtcttTAGTCGGAAAGGCAGCCGGGTGGTCAAGGAAgctcgccagcagcgcgagcgacagcgacaggcgcagcaggcgacGAGCATCACCGGCACGACTCTTGGAAATATCATGGgggccaaggaggaggacggggacAGCGCCCTGCccatggccggcgaggaggaggtgcaAGCCAACCGCGAGAAGAAGGGAAACAAGTTCTCGGAGCACAtgaagaagggggagggcgcCAGCGACTTCAGCCAAAGCAAATCCTTGCGCGAGCAGCGGGAGTTTTTGCCTGCGTTTGCTGTGCGCGAGGAGCTTCTACGTGTCGTCCGGGAGAACCAAGTCACCATTGTGATAGGCGAGACGGGCTCCGGAAAGACGACGCAATTGACGCAGTTCCTATATGAGGACGGATACGGCCGGACCGGCAAGATAGCCTGCACGCAGCCCAGGCGCGTGGCTGCCATGAGTGTGGCGAAGCGTGTCGCAGATGAGATGCAGGTTCGATTGGGGAGTACGGTCGGCTATTCCATTCGATTTGAGGATGTCACCAGCGACGAGACTGTCATCAAGTACATGACAGATGGTATCTTGCTGCGAGAATCGCTCAACGAGCCGGACCTTGACCGGTATTCGTGCATCatcatggacgaggcgcacgAGCGGGCCCTCAACACGGACATCCTTATGGGGCTCTTCAAGAAGATACTGCAGCGGAGGCGAGACCTGAAGCTCATCGTCACTTCAGCAACAATGAACGCCAAGCGCTTCTCCGACTTCTTTGGCGGTGCGCCCGAGTTTACGATTCCAGGGAGGACGTTTCCGGTCGACGTCATGTTCCACCGgtcgcccgtcgaggacTACGTGGACCAGGCAGTGCAGCAGGTACTTGCCATCCACGTTTCCATGGACGCTGGTGATATTCTCGTCTTCATGACGGGCCAGGAGGACATTGAAATTACCTGCGAGCTTGTCCAGAAGCGTCTGGACGCACTCAACGATCCCCCAAAACTCAGCATTCTTCCCATCTACAGTCAGATGCCGGCGGACCTGCAGGCCAAAATCTTTGACCGCGCGGCGCCAGGGGTGCGAAAGTGTATTGTTGCCACCAACATTGCGGAGACGAGCTTGACGGTGGACGGCATCAAATACGTCGTGGACGCAGGCTACTCCAAGATGAAGGTGTACAATCCCAAGATGGGCATGGACACGCTTCAGATCACGCCCATATCACAGGCCAATGGGTCACAGCGGTCGGGTCGTGCCGGCCGGACGGGGCCCGGCAAGGCATTTCGGCTGTATACGGAGAAAGCGTTCAAGGAGGAGCTGTACCTGCAGACGATCCCTGAGATTCAGCGGACGAATCTGTCCAACACGGTGCTGATGCTCAAGTCACTCGGGGTCAAGGACCTCCTCGACTTCGACTTTATGGACCCGCCGCCACAAGACACCATCTCGACGTCCATGTTCGACCTATGGGCGCTAGGGGCGCTCGACAACCTAGGCGAGCTGACGGAGCTGGGCCGCAAGATGAGCGCGTTTCCCATGGACCCGTCGCTAGCCAAGCTGCTGATCACGGCCGAGGAGTACGGGTGTAGCGAGGAGATGATTACGATTGTGTCCATGCTGTCGGTGCCCAACGTCTTCTACAGGCCCAAGGAGCggcaggacgaggcggatGCGCAGCGCGAGAAGTTTTGGGTGCACGAGTCGGACCACCTGACGTACCTGCAGGTGTACTCTGCGTGGAAGGCCAACGGCTACTCGGACGGGTGGTGCATCAAGCACTTCTTGCACTCCAAgtcgctgcggcgggccaagGAGATCCGGgagcagctgctggacaTTGTCAAGATGCAGAAGATGCAGCTCAACAGCTGCGGCATGGACTGGGACATGATACGCAAGTGCATCTGCTCGGGCTACTACCACCAGGCGGCCAAATACAAGGGCTCGGGCGAGTACATCAACCTGCGAACCAACGTGGCGGTGCAGCTTCACCCGACGAGCGCGCTGTACGCCGGCCACCCGCCCGACTACGTCGTCTACCACGAGCTGGTGCTCACGTCCAAGGTGTTCGTGTCGACGGTGACGGCCGTGGACCCGCACTGGCTGGCGgacctgggcggcgtctTTTACTCCATCAAGGAGAAGGGCTACTCGGCGCGCGAGAAGCGCATCACCGAGACCGAGTTCAACCGCAAGATGGAGATTGAGGCCAAgatggccgacgacaagcgccgcgaggagctgcgcaggcaggccgaggaggagcgcgccaccaagaagaaggtggGCGGGCCtgccgacggcaagaagTTTGTCACGCAGGGGGCCGTGAAGAA
- a CDS encoding uncharacterized protein (EggNog:ENOG503P4SD): MSLARAFTTRRQRSSNELNTDANVPRRSNTTAKGPILRHKISAPVQLIHTTNMLSYNAPDLPRPSRSNSIKTKSDEESDTATVDTTPPTSPDVAPGERCSSPVPNHLTSYFRAPAKAMERSGTVSPPPAIPKRSPSHTKKNSYDAIARSRSISRMSRDSEHSTSTRAGQPFSRPPSTSTRASSASHTSSPVSAQKQQTSAPPPPPPAAPTTSFQQLMAKDQHPFGQELAQVTELAEEYSGGSSLDTIDEEQQYLVSRGLIKLSADDYLGAIQSLTTSFFPELRNAVPPAPLWI; the protein is encoded by the coding sequence ATgtcgctcgcgcgcgcatTCACAactcgccgccagcggtcGAGCAACGAGCTCAACACCGACGCCAATGTTCCCCGGCGCAGCAACACCACGGCCAAGGGCCCGATTCTCCGCCATAAGATTTCGGCGCCAGTCCAGCTCATCCACACGACCAACATGTTGTCGTACAACGCCCCCGACCTGCCTCGGCCCTCCCGGAGTAATTCCATCAAGACCAAGTCGGATGAGGAGTCGGATACCGCCACGGTCGACACGACTCCCCCAACCAGCCCGGACGTCGCCCCGGGCGAGcggtgctcgtcgccggtcCCGAACCACCTGACATCGTACTTCAGGGCCCCGGCCAAGGCGATGGAGCGCAGCGGCACCGTGTCGCCTCCCCCCGCCATCCCGAAGCGCTCTCCGTCCCACACAAAGAAGAATTCTTACGACGCCATTGCCCGGTCGCGTTCCATCTCGCGCATGTCCCGGGATTCTGAGcactcgacgtcgacgagggccggcCAGCCCTTCTCGCGTCctccgtcgacgtcgacccgGGCATCTTCGGCCTCTCACACGTCCTCGCCTGTCTCGGCACAGAAGCAGCAGACAAgtgccccgccgccaccgcctcctgcCGCGCCGACCACCTCATTCCAGCAACTCATGGCCAAGGACCAGCACCCATTCGGCCAGGAGCTCGCGCAGGTGACGGAACTGGCAGAGGAGTACAGCGGCGGAAGCTCCCTGGACaccatcgacgaggagcagcagtaTCTCGTTTCACGGGGTCTCATCAAGctgagcgccgacgactacctcggcgccatccaGAGCCTGACGACGTCGTTTTTCCCCGAGCTGAGGAACGCCGTGCCTCCCGCCCCCTTATGGATTTGA
- a CDS encoding Cystathionine gamma-synthase (COG:E~EggNog:ENOG503NXB3), translating into MPTVPTSEVAGLSLSSRTVHGDDHISVHRAVAPAMHVSTTFRYNDDSDQLSSGENIDPTAPLDSHIYSRDSGPNTTRLEAILESILGGPSLTYSSGLSAFHAMLVRINPRRIAIGDGYHGCHGVIKIFARLTGLQQLPLDCDPSELGPGDIVHVETPLNPTGEARDLRYYADKAHKAGAYLTVDATFAPPPLQDPLAFGADVIMHSGTKYFGGHSDMLCGTLTVRPGLDWMKDLRRERMVLGSVMGSLEGWLGVRSLRTLELRVTRQSATATALVAWLAEQAKDTTTAVGAVVERLQHASLQPEASQEGSWLQKQMPRGYGPVFAIWMKDQDTARKLPSRLRLFQHATSLGGVESLIEWRAMSDPGMDKRVLRVSIGVEGLEDLKEDLRQAFESLRAQ; encoded by the exons ATGCCCACCGTGCCCACCTCCGAGGTCGCCGgcctctccctctcctcccggACCGTCCACGGCGATGACCACATCTCTGTGCACCGGGCTGTCGCGCCGGCGATGCACGTTAGCACTACGTTCCGCTACAACGATGACTCGGACCAGCTGTCGAGCGGGGAAAACATTGAC cccacggcgccgctaGACTCACACATCTACTCGCGAGACTCGGGACCCAACACGActcgcctcgaggccatcctTGAGTCCATTCTGGGGGGACCTTCGCTCACCTACTCGTCCGGTCTATCCGCCTTCCATGCCATGCTCGTGCGCATCAACCCGCGCCGAATCGCCATTGGCGATGGCTACCATGGCTGCCACGGCGTCATCAAGATCTTTGCCCGCCTTACCGGCTTGCAGCAACTGCCCCTCGACTGCGACCCCTCTGAGCTGGGGCCGGGTGACATTGTTCATGTCGAGACGCCTCTCAACCCAACAGGCGAGGCCCGTGACCTGCGATACTACGCCGACAAGGCGCACAAGGCCGGCGCGTATCTgaccgtcgacgccacgtttgcaccaccgccgctgcaAGACCCCTTGGCcttcggcgccgacgtcattATGCACAGCGGCACCAAGTACTTTGGCGGGCACTCGGACATGCTTTGCGGGACGCTGACGGtgcggcctggcctggactGGATGAAGGATCTGCGTCGGGAGCGCATGGTGCTGGGATCCGTCATGGGCAGCCTCGAGGGCTGGCTAGGTGTTCGATCGCTGCGGACTCTCGAGCTGCGCGTCACGCGGCAaagcgccacggccacggctctGGTCGCCTGGCTTGcggagcaggccaaggacaCGACCACGGCAGTCGGCGCTGTGGTGGAGCGGTTGCAACACGCAAGCTTGCAGCCCGAGGCCAGCCAGGAGGGCAGCTGGCTGCAGAAGCAGATGCCGCGGGGCTACGGGCCCGTATTCGCCATCTGGATGAAGGACCAGGACACGGCACGGAAGCTGCCGAGCCGACTGCGGCTTTTCCAACACGCGACGAGCCTGGGGGGTGTGGAGAGTCTTATCGAGTGGCGCGCAATGTCGGACCCGGGCATGGACAAGCGGGTTTTGCGAGTGAGCATTGGCGTGGAGGGACTGGAGGACCTGAAGGAGGACCTGCGGCAGGCTTTCGAGAGCCTCAGGGCCCAGTAG
- a CDS encoding Cystathionine gamma-synthase (COG:E~CAZy:CE4~EggNog:ENOG503NXB3), with translation MLSTSSMPRLVLFRLPTKLRRRVRRNRMATLAALAALFFLLVLPLYSLYCIYKPPRFVISYLRAVYPDVLFEVTLTDKVMALSIDDAPSPHTDEIMSVLRDNDAHATFFVIGSQVDGREATLEKLVGEGHELGNHAMHDESSRALSNDELERQVKQVKEKLVTAYDANHKILPNNYFRPGSGFFSYRMRDMLGNRGFRIVLGSIYPHDPQIPYPSTNARHILSMAHPGGIIVCHDRRSWTVPMLKIVLPELRRRGYKIVTITDLVKLAEPLGGR, from the coding sequence ATGCTCTCCACGTCTTCAATGCCCCGACTCGTCCTCTTCCGTCTGCCGACCAAGCTTCGGCGACGGGTCCGCCGCAACCGCATGgccacgctcgccgccctcgccgccctcttcttcctgctcGTCCTGCCGCTCTACTCGCTCTACTGCATCTACAAGCCCCCGCGCTTCGTCATCAGCTACCTGCGCGCCGTCTACCCCGATGTGCTCTTCGAGGTGACCCTGACGGACAAGGTCATGGCCCTGTCCATTGAcgacgcgccgtcgccgcacaCGGACGAAATCATGTCGGTGCTGCGCGACAATGACGCCCACGCCACCTTCTTCGTCATCGGCTCCCAGGTGGACGGTCGCGAGGCGACgctggagaagctcgtcggcgagggccacgagCTCGGCAACCACGCCATGCACGACGAGTCCTCGCGCGCCTTGTCcaacgacgagctggagcgccAGGTGAAGcaggtcaaggagaagctcgtcaCCGCCTACGACGCCAACCACAAGATCCTGCCCAACAACTACTTCCGCCCGGGATCCGGCTTCTTCAGTTATCGCATGCGCGACATGCTCGGCAATCGCGGCTTCCGTATCGTTTTGGGCAGCATATACCCGCACGACCCCCAGATCCCCTACCCGTCCACCAACGCCAGGCACATCCTGAGCATGGCGCACCCCGGCGGCATCATTGTGTGCCACGATAGGAGATCGTGGACGGTGCCCATGTTGAAGATTGTGCTGCCAGAGCTTCGCCGGAGAGGGTATAAGATTGTGACCATAACCGACCTGGTCAAACTGGCAGAGCCATTGGGTGGACGGTGA
- the PWP1 gene encoding rRNA-processing protein (COG:S~EggNog:ENOG503NU62~BUSCO:EOG09261DW8), with the protein MSMITAAQWVPRGFAAPFPKKYTLDEEEYGRIAELAKLQLDDAEEDLKEAQEDGAEDASEDAADEKMHVEDDKPSKEKSAAADDDDLKEYDLEHYDDDEDPVQSSGQGMSMFGNIKSLAYYESNKEDPYITLQGEDDVDDEDREDLQILATDNLILSAKVEDEMAHLEVYVYEDDGDNLYVHHDIMLPAIPLSVEWLDLPVNSAGTDKDARGNYVAVGTMDPDIEIWDLDTIDCMYPNAILGQGGNADAAGEQKKKKKKKGKRANDEYHVDAVLSLAANRQHRNLLASASADKTVKLWDLNTAKCAKSYSYHTDKVCSLAWNAKEATVLLSGSYDRTIVAADMRAPDAKAPRWGVESDVENVRWDPHDPNFFFVSTEGGAIHYHDIRNAPSKPEATKSVWTLQAHDESVSSFDVNGVIPGFMATGSTDRTVKLWNISPTGPSMVVSRNLDVGKVFATTFAPDPEVAFRLAVAGSSGSMHVWDTSTNPSVRKAFAQRVPEPKDGAEDRLVGVEDDDSSSSDEEEDGGVGAAEGQDEDDSMDED; encoded by the exons ATGTCCATGATCACAGCGGCCCAATGGGTTCCCCGCGGCTTCGCGGCGCCCTTTCCCAAAAAGTacacgctcgacgaggaggagtaTGGCCGGATagcggagctggccaagctgcagcttgacgatgccgaggaggatctcaaggaggcgcaggaagacggcgccgaggatgcgagcgaggatgccgccgacgagaagatgcatgtcgaggacgacaagcCGAGTAAAGAGAAAAG cgccgccgccgacgatgacgacctaAAGGAGTACGATCTGGAGcactacgacgacgacgaggaccctGTACAGAGCAGTGGTCAGGGAATGAGCATGTTTGGCAACATCAAATCGCTGGCCTACTACGAGTCGAACAAGGAGGACCCGTACATCACGCTTCAGGgggaggacgacgtcgacgatgaggaccGCGAAGACTTGCAAATATTGGCCACCGACAACCTCATCCTGTcggccaaggtcgaggacgagatggcACATCTCGAGGTTTACGTgtacgaggacgacggcgacaacctGTACGTGCACCACGACATCATGCTGCCGGCGATCCCCCTGAGTGTCGAGTGGCTCGACCTACCCGTGAACAGTGCCGGCACGGACAAGGACGCCCGGGGCAACTACGTGGCCGTTGGCACCATGGACCCGGACATTGAGATCTGGGACCTCGACACCATCGACTGCATGTACCCCAACGCGATActcgggcagggcggcaacgcggacgcggccggcgagcagaagaagaagaaaaagaagaagggcaagcGGGCCAACGACGAGtaccacgtcgacgccgtgctgtCACTGGCCGCCAACCGCCAGCACCGCAACCTactggcgtcggcgtcggcggacaAGACGGTCAAGCTCTGGGACCTCAACACGGCCAAGTGCGCCAAGTCGTACTCGTACCACACCGACAAGGTGTGCTCCCTAGCCTGGAACGCCAAAGAGGCGACGGTGCTCCTAAGCGGCAGCTACGACCGTACGATTGTCGCGGCCGACATGCGCGCGCCGGACGCAAAGGCGCCGCGATGGGGCGTGGAGAGCGACGTCGAGAACGTGCGGTGGGATCCGCACGACCCCAACTTTTTCTTCGTGTCGACGGAAGGCGGCGCGATTCACTATCACGACATCCGAAACGCCCCCTCGAAGCCCGAGGCGACCAAGTCCGTGTGGACGCTACAAGCGCACGACGagtccgtctcctcctttGATGTCAATGGCGTCATCCCCGGCTTCATGGCGACGGGCTCAACCGACCGAACGGTCAAGCTGTGGAACATCTCCCCAACGGGGCCATCCATGGTGGTGTCGCGTAACCTCGACGTGGGCAAAGTGTTCGCGACGACGTTTGCGCCCGACCCCGAGGTGGCGttccgtctcgccgtcgcgggcagCTCGGGAAGCATGCACGTTTGGGACACGAGCACGAACCCCTCAGTTCGCAAGGCGTTTGCGCAAAGAGTGCCGGAGCCcaaagacggcgccgaggaccgcctggtgggcgtcgaggacgacgacagcagctcgagcgacgaagaggaggacggaGGTGTAGGGGCAGCCGAGGGacaagacgaggacgactcCATGGATGAGGACTAG